Proteins from one Shewanella pealeana ATCC 700345 genomic window:
- a CDS encoding LysR family transcriptional regulator, translated as MDKRFDFNLLVIFLEVYQLRSITLAADSLGLTQPGVSAALKRLQATLGVELFVREGRGISPTNAAIQLASQVSPAYNTVNSALSNVAGFDKQTPRSFLVYVDEPMMNLLQPLAEQDSDMGNCEIMFQLPPIEEERLLQQLSLQKADLAIDVGQLPSLSYSNQLFYRESVTMICRKGHPRINGKIGKIQFYQEKHITLQIRRATLTALDFFTEEVIGERKVSCECHSLLSMMALVSESDCIAITSRSIADKYADKFGLQSIEPPFNTKPVLHNMMWHKRNEFNPAHTWLREKLNQLVKQWN; from the coding sequence ATGGATAAAAGATTCGATTTCAATTTGTTAGTGATTTTTTTAGAGGTTTACCAGCTTAGATCTATTACTCTAGCTGCTGACTCCTTAGGTTTAACTCAGCCGGGCGTCAGTGCGGCATTAAAACGCCTACAAGCTACACTCGGAGTAGAGCTTTTTGTTCGTGAAGGTCGTGGTATTTCACCAACCAACGCGGCGATTCAGCTAGCGAGTCAAGTCTCACCGGCCTACAACACGGTTAACAGTGCACTGAGCAATGTGGCAGGTTTTGACAAGCAGACACCGCGCTCGTTTCTAGTCTATGTCGATGAACCTATGATGAATCTGCTGCAACCTTTAGCTGAACAAGATAGCGATATGGGCAACTGTGAGATTATGTTTCAACTGCCCCCGATTGAAGAGGAACGACTGCTACAGCAGTTGAGTTTGCAAAAGGCTGACTTAGCGATAGACGTTGGACAGTTGCCTAGCCTTTCTTACTCTAATCAACTTTTTTACCGTGAAAGCGTCACCATGATTTGCCGTAAGGGTCATCCGCGTATTAATGGCAAGATAGGCAAAATTCAGTTTTACCAAGAGAAACATATTACTTTGCAGATCCGCCGCGCGACGCTAACTGCACTGGATTTTTTCACCGAGGAAGTGATCGGTGAACGTAAGGTTAGCTGTGAGTGTCACTCATTACTCTCTATGATGGCGCTGGTTTCTGAAAGTGATTGTATTGCTATCACCTCAAGGAGTATCGCTGATAAGTATGCAGATAAATTTGGTCTTCAAAGTATCGAGCCGCCCTTTAACACTAAGCCTGTGCTACATAATATGATGTGGCACAAACGTAATGAGTTTAACCCTGCACATACTTGGCTTAGGGAAAAGCTAAACCAATTGGTGAAGCAATGGAATTAG
- a CDS encoding OmpP1/FadL family transporter translates to MNLNKLTLALTLGGSLIATSVSAAGLGLSQIGTAESVATAGAANVTNNRDASAVVTNPAALSGITDSSTVIGVQYLDVKSEFEREAMGEGTTGTAGQFMPHLSYAKRLNDDWVAGIAMHSPGGLGMSYDNGVAGGPANIINENNIAIVNITASASYQLNDKLSLGASVIAQYADLQIDLFQGTEQANTIAGNNWTPSFALGAMYQLSDSTNLGLTYNYGGKHELALATHLPEPQSMDVNWPQSVDLGIEHQLTSDLTLMMSANWQQWSRYNDKYTDTWGAGMALSYQLNEWTLQSGLSFDSSPLDSADRDVVLPLDKQWRFGLGALKTLDSGSVLGIAYQYQSLGDGHIDGTTNGSLNPIQPQGFYSENRIHFITVSLSF, encoded by the coding sequence ATGAACTTAAACAAACTAACTCTGGCGTTAACTTTAGGCGGCAGCCTTATTGCAACCTCAGTTAGCGCTGCTGGCTTAGGTCTTTCACAAATAGGTACGGCAGAAAGTGTTGCCACAGCAGGTGCTGCCAACGTGACCAACAACCGTGATGCATCGGCAGTGGTAACCAACCCTGCTGCGCTGTCGGGGATCACCGATAGCAGCACGGTAATTGGCGTGCAATATTTAGATGTAAAGTCTGAGTTTGAACGTGAGGCGATGGGTGAAGGGACAACGGGCACCGCGGGGCAGTTTATGCCTCATCTATCCTACGCCAAAAGACTCAATGATGACTGGGTTGCAGGTATTGCGATGCACTCTCCTGGTGGATTGGGGATGAGCTATGATAATGGCGTCGCGGGTGGTCCAGCTAATATCATCAATGAGAACAATATCGCCATTGTAAATATCACCGCATCGGCGTCATATCAGCTCAATGACAAGCTCTCTTTAGGTGCCTCTGTGATTGCTCAATATGCCGATCTTCAGATTGATTTATTTCAGGGAACCGAGCAGGCAAACACCATAGCGGGCAATAACTGGACTCCCTCATTTGCGCTAGGCGCCATGTACCAGTTATCCGATAGCACTAACTTAGGTTTGACCTATAACTATGGCGGTAAGCATGAACTTGCTCTCGCCACACACCTGCCCGAACCTCAGAGTATGGATGTTAATTGGCCTCAGAGTGTTGATCTTGGGATCGAGCACCAATTGACAAGCGATCTAACCCTGATGATGAGTGCTAACTGGCAGCAGTGGAGCCGTTATAACGACAAATACACTGATACGTGGGGCGCAGGAATGGCTCTGAGTTACCAGCTAAATGAGTGGACGCTACAATCAGGTTTAAGCTTTGACTCCAGCCCGCTAGACTCAGCAGATAGAGATGTGGTTCTTCCACTGGATAAGCAGTGGCGATTCGGTTTAGGAGCGTTAAAGACGCTAGATAGTGGCTCGGTACTCGGTATCGCCTACCAGTATCAATCACTCGGTGATGGCCATATTGATGGAACTACTAATGGCAGCTTAAACCCAATTCAACCACAAGGTTTCTACAGCGAAAACCGCATTCACTTCATCACAGTTTCATTAAGTTTTTAA
- a CDS encoding efflux RND transporter periplasmic adaptor subunit, with protein MKHLSKPWLLTTTLVLTTPVLFGCGNEPEEEAKNDVVRPAKIATVVSAAGSVQRSFPAQVSANASTSLAFRVPGQITKRYVTEGKRVEAGTLIAELDPTDFNIHLDDARAKHELAVAQHDRNTTLVPKGLATKAEFDTSRAEMLMAKANLDRASQNLKYTKIYAPYDGVVAQIHSEDHDHVAATQPIVEFQNDKVSDIQFDLPEKLLKQFDPDKFSELSTQVILDSYPEKPLTATFKEMRKSTSSGALSFRVTLSVMAKDGMRVLPGMSAKVQTVLAGDQLGNSELVIAPVGAIFSQETSSLSDGKEFVWVLDSENRTHLREVNVTRLLTSGAIINSGLEVGDRVIAAGTNHIVSNQQVKELQRERGL; from the coding sequence ATGAAACACCTTTCTAAACCTTGGTTATTAACCACGACACTAGTATTAACGACACCCGTTCTCTTTGGCTGTGGCAACGAGCCGGAAGAGGAAGCCAAAAACGATGTTGTCAGACCGGCAAAAATAGCCACTGTAGTTAGCGCAGCTGGCAGTGTACAGCGTAGTTTTCCCGCTCAGGTATCGGCCAACGCCAGTACCTCTTTGGCATTTAGAGTGCCAGGACAGATCACTAAGCGTTATGTGACCGAAGGAAAACGTGTTGAAGCAGGTACGCTCATTGCAGAACTCGATCCCACCGATTTCAATATCCATCTCGATGATGCCCGTGCTAAGCACGAACTCGCTGTGGCTCAGCATGATCGTAATACAACATTAGTGCCTAAGGGGCTAGCAACAAAGGCCGAATTCGATACCTCTCGCGCCGAGATGTTGATGGCTAAAGCCAACCTTGATAGAGCCAGCCAGAACCTTAAGTACACAAAGATCTACGCTCCCTATGATGGCGTCGTTGCACAAATTCACAGTGAAGATCACGACCATGTTGCGGCAACTCAACCTATCGTTGAGTTTCAAAATGACAAGGTTAGTGATATCCAATTCGATCTGCCAGAAAAGCTACTAAAGCAGTTTGATCCAGATAAGTTTAGTGAACTCTCCACCCAGGTCATCTTAGATAGCTACCCAGAAAAACCGCTCACCGCCACGTTTAAAGAGATGCGCAAATCCACCAGCTCAGGCGCCTTGAGTTTTAGAGTCACGCTCTCAGTCATGGCCAAAGACGGTATGCGAGTGCTACCGGGGATGAGCGCGAAGGTTCAAACAGTACTTGCTGGCGATCAACTGGGCAATAGCGAACTTGTTATTGCACCAGTCGGGGCAATCTTCAGCCAAGAGACCAGCAGCCTCAGTGACGGCAAGGAGTTTGTCTGGGTACTCGATAGTGAAAACAGAACTCACCTTAGAGAGGTCAACGTCACCCGTCTGCTGACATCGGGGGCGATAATCAATTCCGGCCTAGAGGTCGGTGACAGGGTCATCGCTGCAGGCACCAACCATATCGTCTCTAACCAGCAGGTCAAAGAACTGCAACGTGAGCGAGGCTTATAA
- a CDS encoding efflux RND transporter permease subunit, with protein sequence MANHTQTTEKPDDINAECEGGGIAGYSMRNSVVSWLIIMVLAIGGILAFNDLGRLEDPEFTPRSALIVTAYPGASPEQVEEEVTLLIESALQQLPSVKWIKSVSTAGLSQVDVMMESEYTSLHLPQIWDEVRRKIGDLRTLPPGASKPIVNDDFGDVYGMIWGITGDGYEMAELEQFADQLRRDVVTLEGVSKVMIGGIQQQQVFVEISNSKIAALNIPIDHITALLQQQNTVSNAGRVRIQDDTVRLFPTGEFQDISELRDLVISPVGASARILLGDVAEIRRGYVEVPTKLMSMNGLPALEFGVSFMPGENVIEVGARVQAHIDSMLNKQPVGIEMENIYNQPTQVEKAVDGFVWSLIEAVAIVIGVLLLTMGLKSGIIIGIVLILSVTGTFIFMEQMGIDLQRISLGALIIALGMLVDNAIVVVEGILIGMQRGKSRFRAAIDIVEQTKWPLLGATVIAVTAFAPIGLSEDISGELVGSLFWVVLISLTLSWITAITTTPFLAAIFFKNTKPATEGEEVDPYKGVIFTSYRKFLKICIRRRKTTMLVLLVLLLGSVKGFGMLKNEFFPPMNLPKFMVDTWLPYSTDIRATAEEIQAMEQLVLSHPEVTQVASSVGGGHVRFMLAYKPEKMYNNYGNLMVTIKDMDKLTDVMTDVRALLEDNFAGANYNFKRFEMGPAPDGRIEARFQGPDPEVLRDLSNQAKAIMARHEGATAVRDDWRERTKVIRPDFNVEAARNLGISKSQVDSALLANFSGRSVGLYREGSDLMPIIVQPPEAERTDINGIMEIQVWSHQLQSYVSLSQVVHSFDVEFEDPIIMRRDRKRTVMVMTDEDQMGDLTTAAVLQSFKAEVESIELPEGYTMPWGGKHETSVDALVALGEKLSGGYLVMILITILLFSSFKDAAVIWTVVPFAIIGVVVGLYSANMPFTFLALLGTMSLTGMLIKNAIVLVEEIKLQIKEGKEDYAAVIDASVSRVRPVSMAAVTTVLGMIPLITDGFFQAMAVAMMAGLTFATILTLIVIPVMYTMIHRVPSCDESRC encoded by the coding sequence ATGGCTAATCACACACAAACAACCGAGAAACCTGATGATATCAATGCCGAGTGCGAGGGCGGGGGCATCGCCGGTTACTCGATGCGTAACTCTGTGGTTAGCTGGCTTATCATCATGGTACTGGCCATTGGTGGCATACTGGCCTTTAACGATTTAGGCAGATTAGAGGATCCTGAGTTTACCCCCCGCTCTGCGCTAATTGTCACCGCTTATCCGGGCGCCTCGCCTGAGCAGGTTGAGGAAGAGGTCACACTGCTTATCGAAAGTGCCCTGCAGCAACTTCCTTCAGTCAAATGGATTAAATCGGTGAGTACCGCTGGACTGTCACAGGTCGATGTGATGATGGAGTCTGAGTACACCAGCTTACATCTGCCGCAAATTTGGGATGAGGTCAGGCGCAAAATTGGCGATCTACGCACCCTACCACCAGGCGCGTCAAAACCGATTGTTAACGATGATTTTGGTGATGTCTACGGCATGATCTGGGGCATTACCGGTGACGGCTATGAGATGGCAGAACTTGAACAGTTTGCCGATCAACTCAGACGTGATGTGGTCACCTTAGAGGGGGTCAGCAAGGTGATGATTGGCGGTATTCAGCAGCAGCAAGTGTTTGTTGAGATCTCCAATAGTAAGATTGCCGCGCTTAATATTCCCATCGATCACATAACTGCGCTACTGCAACAGCAAAACACTGTGTCCAACGCCGGACGAGTACGTATTCAAGATGATACCGTCAGGCTCTTCCCTACCGGTGAATTTCAAGATATCTCAGAGTTAAGAGATCTAGTGATCAGCCCAGTAGGCGCTTCTGCACGAATATTGCTTGGTGATGTCGCCGAAATCCGCCGAGGCTATGTGGAGGTTCCCACTAAGCTGATGTCGATGAATGGCCTACCTGCACTTGAATTTGGCGTCTCATTTATGCCGGGCGAAAACGTAATAGAGGTAGGCGCTCGAGTTCAAGCCCATATCGACAGCATGCTTAATAAGCAGCCTGTGGGTATTGAGATGGAGAATATCTATAATCAACCTACCCAAGTAGAAAAAGCCGTTGATGGCTTTGTCTGGAGCTTAATTGAAGCGGTCGCCATTGTGATCGGCGTACTCCTTCTGACCATGGGCCTTAAGAGCGGCATCATTATCGGTATCGTACTGATCCTCTCGGTAACCGGTACCTTTATCTTCATGGAGCAAATGGGCATAGATCTGCAGCGAATTTCGCTGGGTGCCTTGATTATCGCGCTGGGTATGCTGGTCGATAACGCCATCGTGGTGGTCGAGGGGATATTGATAGGGATGCAGCGGGGCAAATCACGCTTTCGCGCCGCTATCGATATTGTCGAACAAACCAAGTGGCCACTGCTAGGTGCAACTGTTATCGCCGTAACCGCCTTTGCGCCTATTGGCCTGTCTGAAGATATCTCTGGAGAGCTCGTCGGTAGCCTATTCTGGGTAGTCTTGATCTCGCTAACCCTAAGCTGGATCACCGCCATCACCACGACCCCATTTTTAGCCGCTATCTTCTTCAAGAATACAAAACCTGCCACAGAGGGTGAAGAGGTTGACCCTTACAAGGGCGTTATCTTTACCAGCTATCGCAAGTTCTTGAAGATCTGTATCCGCCGCAGAAAAACAACCATGCTAGTGCTGCTTGTCCTGCTACTTGGTTCGGTAAAAGGTTTTGGGATGCTCAAAAATGAGTTCTTCCCACCGATGAACCTACCTAAGTTTATGGTAGATACTTGGCTGCCATACAGCACAGATATTCGCGCCACGGCAGAGGAGATCCAAGCGATGGAGCAGCTGGTACTCTCCCATCCCGAAGTCACCCAAGTTGCATCAAGTGTGGGTGGCGGACATGTACGCTTCATGCTCGCCTACAAGCCGGAGAAGATGTACAACAACTACGGCAACCTAATGGTCACCATCAAGGATATGGACAAGCTCACCGATGTGATGACTGACGTTAGAGCCCTGCTTGAAGATAACTTTGCTGGTGCTAACTACAACTTCAAACGCTTCGAGATGGGCCCAGCTCCTGATGGTCGCATTGAAGCGAGATTCCAAGGTCCAGATCCTGAAGTGCTGCGCGATCTATCCAATCAAGCTAAAGCGATTATGGCTCGCCATGAGGGAGCGACCGCTGTACGTGATGACTGGCGTGAGCGTACAAAAGTTATCCGACCAGACTTTAATGTAGAAGCGGCCCGCAACTTAGGGATCAGCAAGTCTCAAGTCGATAGCGCCCTACTCGCTAACTTCTCCGGTCGTAGCGTTGGCCTCTATCGAGAAGGCTCAGACCTGATGCCTATCATAGTGCAGCCTCCCGAGGCTGAGCGTACTGATATCAATGGCATCATGGAGATCCAAGTCTGGAGTCACCAACTACAAAGTTATGTCAGCCTTTCTCAAGTAGTCCATAGCTTCGATGTGGAGTTTGAAGATCCCATCATTATGCGTCGTGATAGAAAACGTACCGTAATGGTGATGACTGATGAAGATCAGATGGGTGATCTCACTACCGCCGCCGTGCTGCAATCTTTTAAAGCAGAAGTTGAATCCATTGAGCTGCCAGAGGGCTACACCATGCCCTGGGGCGGCAAACATGAAACCTCAGTAGATGCACTGGTGGCACTTGGAGAGAAGCTATCTGGCGGTTATCTGGTGATGATTTTAATTACCATTTTACTGTTTAGCTCATTTAAAGATGCAGCGGTGATCTGGACCGTGGTGCCCTTTGCCATTATTGGTGTAGTTGTCGGCCTCTACAGCGCCAATATGCCATTCACCTTCCTAGCGCTGCTAGGCACCATGAGCTTAACCGGTATGTTGATTAAAAATGCCATTGTATTGGTTGAGGAGATAAAACTGCAGATCAAGGAGGGCAAAGAAGATTACGCAGCCGTTATCGATGCGTCAGTCTCTAGGGTGCGCCCTGTGAGCATGGCGGCGGTCACCACTGTGCTTGGCATGATCCCACTCATCACCGATGGTTTCTTCCAAGCGATGGCGGTCGCCATGATGGCGGGTCTAACCTTTGCCACCATCTTAACCCTTATCGTTATCCCTGTGATGTACACCATGATCCATCGTGTACCTAGCTGTGACGAGTCCCGCTGCTAA
- a CDS encoding alkyl/aryl-sulfatase: MQNQIIKRTSLAAAIISLISFNAIAHSHDEAEKHNHEHEHINAGEMASYAGKAATKHTIAANKALAERLPFSDMTAFEQQNRGLIAAFGDHQAGKARLQFSDMMQDIDPTDFPNTVNPSIFRQGLMNYQAEGLYEVVDGVYQIRGNDIANLTVFKTDNGYVINDPGFLDETTKLAWEFAKQHLPAPHTIHAVIYSHPHGDHFGGVRGLSDDFADDVKIIAPDGFVQALADENMLAGNAMSRRSNYQYGVTLGKDAHGTVDNAIGLTPGIVGGLTLITPTLDITDKIEKHVIDGVEFEFTNVPGAEAPVEIITWVEKYKTLFTGELTYHGMHNIYTFRGAKVRDALAWSKYLTDMKLAYGDRIEALTSSHSAPVWDTADINEYITLQRDNYGFIHNQALRLANHGTTINDVGREIDKIIPQAQFDTWHTNGYHGSYSHNARAVVNLYLGYHDLNPVNTNPLTSQDKSCVYVEAAGVDTLMKGARAQFEKGEYQAASQLANDVVLCDPNNQIARDLLADSFEQQGYQSETMAWRNSYLSGAYELRTNVIHESIKQNSADIVANSPTLNILDYVAVRLNAPKAVEANLTLSFNLVHPDTNEHFYSEISNGNMASVITTNKVKGADATFYINRADLAKVMTGQTTLPELLKSKQAGIKGQQDFIQQLMPNLDSFSPLFEILPIADNK; the protein is encoded by the coding sequence ATGCAAAATCAAATAATCAAAAGAACAAGCTTAGCTGCCGCTATTATTAGCCTGATCTCATTTAATGCTATTGCCCACTCTCATGATGAGGCAGAAAAGCATAACCACGAGCATGAACATATCAATGCAGGCGAGATGGCATCTTACGCGGGTAAAGCGGCAACTAAACACACCATAGCTGCAAACAAAGCCCTTGCAGAGCGCTTACCATTTTCAGATATGACAGCCTTTGAGCAGCAAAATCGCGGACTAATCGCCGCATTTGGTGATCATCAAGCTGGTAAAGCACGTCTGCAGTTTAGCGATATGATGCAAGATATCGACCCCACAGATTTTCCTAATACCGTAAATCCCTCTATCTTCCGCCAAGGCTTGATGAACTACCAGGCAGAAGGCTTATATGAGGTGGTTGATGGTGTGTACCAGATCCGTGGTAACGATATCGCTAACCTTACCGTCTTTAAAACAGACAACGGCTATGTAATAAACGATCCGGGGTTTCTCGACGAGACCACAAAACTTGCATGGGAGTTTGCCAAGCAACACCTTCCAGCTCCCCACACAATTCATGCCGTGATCTACTCACATCCCCATGGCGATCACTTCGGTGGCGTTCGTGGTCTCAGTGATGATTTTGCCGATGATGTGAAAATTATTGCTCCAGATGGTTTTGTGCAAGCACTCGCTGATGAGAATATGCTAGCGGGTAATGCGATGTCGCGTCGCTCAAACTACCAATATGGTGTCACTCTAGGTAAAGATGCCCACGGTACTGTTGATAACGCTATCGGACTCACACCCGGTATTGTTGGCGGCTTAACCCTAATTACCCCAACCCTTGATATTACCGATAAGATTGAGAAGCATGTTATCGATGGCGTTGAGTTTGAATTTACCAACGTACCAGGCGCCGAAGCCCCAGTTGAGATCATCACTTGGGTAGAGAAGTACAAAACCCTATTTACCGGTGAGCTGACCTATCACGGCATGCATAATATCTACACCTTCCGTGGTGCAAAAGTGCGTGATGCCCTTGCATGGAGTAAGTACCTAACCGATATGAAGCTTGCCTATGGTGACCGTATTGAAGCGTTAACCTCTTCTCACTCGGCGCCAGTTTGGGATACCGCCGATATTAATGAGTACATCACACTGCAACGTGATAATTACGGCTTTATCCATAACCAAGCCCTTCGTTTAGCCAACCACGGCACCACTATCAATGATGTAGGACGTGAGATCGACAAGATTATTCCTCAGGCGCAATTTGATACTTGGCACACCAATGGCTACCACGGCTCATACTCACACAATGCCCGCGCCGTTGTTAACCTTTACTTGGGTTACCATGATCTAAACCCTGTTAACACTAACCCGCTGACTAGCCAGGATAAGTCTTGTGTCTATGTGGAAGCTGCTGGCGTAGATACCCTGATGAAGGGCGCACGGGCACAGTTTGAAAAGGGCGAGTACCAAGCGGCTTCTCAACTTGCTAACGATGTAGTGCTCTGTGATCCCAATAACCAAATAGCACGTGACCTGTTAGCCGACTCTTTCGAGCAGCAGGGTTATCAGTCTGAAACCATGGCGTGGCGTAACTCCTACCTATCGGGTGCTTACGAGCTACGTACCAATGTGATCCACGAGTCAATCAAGCAGAACTCAGCCGATATTGTGGCTAACAGTCCAACACTCAACATTTTAGATTATGTTGCGGTTCGCCTGAATGCGCCAAAAGCGGTTGAAGCTAACCTGACTTTAAGCTTTAACTTGGTACACCCAGACACTAATGAACATTTCTACTCAGAGATCTCCAACGGCAATATGGCAAGTGTGATCACCACAAATAAGGTAAAAGGCGCTGATGCCACCTTCTACATCAACCGAGCGGATCTCGCTAAGGTGATGACGGGCCAAACAACACTTCCTGAGTTACTTAAGAGCAAGCAAGCTGGGATTAAAGGCCAGCAAGATTTTATCCAACAGCTCATGCCAAACCTAGACAGCTTCAGCCCGCTGTTTGAAATCCTGCCAATAGCAGATAACAAATAA